Within Pseudomonadales bacterium, the genomic segment ATCGAATTCATGTCGTCGCGGGTATCATTTTTAGTGACGATGAGCAGCAGGTGTTGTTGTCGAAGCGACATAAAGATGCACATCAGGGCGGCTTATGGGAGTTCCCGGGCGGCAAAGTAGAGCCAGCAGAATCAGAATCTCAAGCCTTGGCGCGCGAGCTTCGCGAAGAGTTGAATCTTGTTTTTGCAAACGCCACGCCGTTTCATCGCCTGAATTTTGATTATCCTGATAAGTCTGTTGAGCTGAGTTTTTGGTCAGTCTA encodes:
- a CDS encoding NUDIX domain-containing protein — protein: MVDRIHVVAGIIFSDDEQQVLLSKRHKDAHQGGLWEFPGGKVEPAESESQALARELREELNLVFANATPFHRLNFDYPDKSVELSFWSV